A segment of the Salminus brasiliensis chromosome 1, fSalBra1.hap2, whole genome shotgun sequence genome:
GCTGAAGAACTCATTGAACAGCTGGAGCAAGAGATCACTGATCTAAAGAAGAAAGATACTGAGCTGGAGCTGCTTTCACTCACAGAGGATCACATTCAGTTCCTCCAGGTAATAATCACTGTCTAAAACACAGAAAGAAACACTGACTGGGCATCAATGTAAACTTCCAATTAATGAAAAGTGGTTTGTCTGTTCAACCTAAAAGAAAATGACATCATGTGGTAACAAGCAGTTAAACTTTTATTAAACTCACAAATGAATCAAATCATGGTTCACTACTGTCAGTAAGCTTCACTATAGCAGTTAGCCTTGTTTTCCATTCAACCTAAAAAGAGGTTGTCAGTTAATAGGTTTTGTCATTATATTGATATATGTTAATAACATGAACCGGCCTACTGTTACTGATATGCATTCATTGAATTATACAAGGTAACTTGTATAAATGAACTGCTTACCATACAGTTTTAAAAAACCTATAGAtgctgtatatttgtatattggGTACTCAATGTTATTGCCTTATATCTGTCTGTGTAGAGTTTccagtctctctgtgtctcttctgGATCTGAGGACTCATCCATCATCCATGTCAATGAACATCTCTCATTTGATGAAGTGATTGAATCTGTATCTGATCTGAAAAAACAACTAGAAGAGTTCTGTAAAGAGACGCTCAGCAGAGTGTCTCCACATGGTAAGAGGAGCtgtatgatatatgatattgGAAAACTTGGAGTTTATGAAATCTGGcattttacacacaaatattTATGAGGAATAAGGACCATTTTTTTCTCCTATCACCTCAAACACCCTCATAcagaaattataataataattatttccaTCTGATTGCGTTATTACACTGGATCATCACAGAAGTGTATAAAACATGGAGCTGCTTAAGTCATATGTATTTCTGTTAAAGTCTAACCTGTTCCAGAGAGAAGAAGAACTTTCCACAGACAGCACAGACAGTCGTACAGTGCTTTAAGAACAGGAGTTCAGCTGTAATCTTGTTCTAGACAGTCTTTGTGTTCTAGATGTTCACTCTTTACTGTATTGTGTCTCCACAGCTGCAGCAGTTCAGATTTTACTCTCAGAACCAAAAAgcagagaagactttctgcaATGTAGGTGAAACGCATCATTAAATGTAGGGATTTGTAAAAGATCACTAATGAATTTTTAATTCAATATTACTTCAAGATTAATGTTTAAAGATCATTGGttaaaaacatttcattttctCAATTATCTCTGTTTTCTCAACTGTTCTTTGTCTCTAGATTTCTGTCAGCTGACTCTGGATCCCAACACAGCATATAACTACCTCATTCTGTCTGAGGAGAACAGAGTAGTGAGATATGGGCAGAATGTCCAGTCGTATCCGGATCATCCAGAGAGATTTGATAACTTCTTTGAAGTTCTGTGTAAGGAGAGTATGAGTGGACGCTGTTACTGGGAGGTTGAGTGGACCAGTAAGAGTTGGGTGGCCATATCAGTCTCATATAAAGAGATCAGCAGAAAAGGACCAGGTGATGAGTgtaaatttggacacaatgatCAGTCCTGGAGTCTGCAAACttcatctcctctctctttctggcacAACAACATTGAAACTAAGCTCTCAGCTCCACCATCCTCCAGAATAGGAGTGTATGTGGATCACAGTGCAGGAactctgtccttctacagcgTCTCTGATACAATGACCCTCCTACACACAGTAAACACCGCCTTCACTCAGCCTCTCTACACTGGATTTTGGCTCACTGGTATTGGCTCAACTGTAATGTTAAGTAATCGAAAATAAATGTAGGTCATGTATATAGTTGTAGGACTACAGCCGTTTTCGAAGAATAAACATGATACAATCAACAGTGTTATGCAAACTTCTTACACTCAAACACAATAAACTCTATTTCCCAACCACAgtttttcttctctgtttgttttgttgttaccGTGTTTTCTTGTCTTAATCATTTTAgctttggtttttttttgttgttgttgttgttgtttttgtttgtttttttgctcatATGGCTGGAACTAACTACTAGAAATTGTTCAGTCACTACTACAAAgtaatcagtaactacagtaTCAACTAGAAATGATTGAATCACTACTAGAACATATTGAGTAACTTTTGGAAATTATGTGGTAACCActagaaattattcagtaactactaagtTATTACTTACAGCTACTAACTAAGTTATtgtgtatctactgtaaattatgtAGTTATATACTGGTAATTATCCAGTAacagctataaatgattcagtaactattgggaattattcagaatcttcTAAacatcattcagtaactactataaattattctgtatctactataaactattcagtTATATACTAGTAATTATCCAGTAAcagctataaattattcagtaactgctattaaAACATACTGCAACTTGAAGGAATTAAAGTATGGCCACTCAATGTCAATGGCAAATTGTTGATAATTAGCATTTGTTGGTTTTTAGTGTTTAGACATTCAGGTTATTCACTTcccatttttatttagttatagaGTGAGTATCACATTGGTCAGACCTATTTCAGCTGCAAGTGCCATAATGTGTATATTTGCTCTCAGGTCTATTGTGAGGCTGTCTAAAGCGGCAGTCAGACGGTCTAAGGAGAATACTAAatgagaacagaaagagaggggTGATCATTTTGTTTCACAGCAGTgactttctctctgtgtctgttttCCTTTAATGGTGCAGCATCATGTCCTTtgctccaccccccccccccccctcccctctctctctaaaatGCAGAATCCTGCAGCCACTCCTCCTCAGCTCAGAGAAAACGAAACTGATCTCTGggtgctgctctctctctcagtctgtaagTGCAGGAAAATGGCAGAGGCCAGTATTTCAGTAGATCAGGAccagttcagctgtccagtctgTCTGGATCTGCTGAAGGATCCAGTGACCATCCACTGTGGACACAGTTTCTGTATGGTGTGCATTAATGGCTGCTGGGATCAGGAGGATCAGACTGGGCTCTATAGCTGTCCCCAGTGCAGAGAGACGTTCACTCCGAGGCCTGTTCTACGCAGAAACAACATGCTGGCTGAAGTGGTGGAGAAGCTGAAGAAGACAGAAGTCCAGGCAGCTTCTCCTGCTCACTGTTATGCTGAACCTGGAGATGTAGAGTGTGATTTCTGTACTGGGAGAAAACTCAAAGCTGTCAAGTCCTGTCTGATGTGTTTGGCTTCCTTTTGTGAAACTCATCTTAAACCTCACTATGAAGTTCCATCC
Coding sequences within it:
- the LOC140575280 gene encoding E3 ubiquitin/ISG15 ligase TRIM25-like, whose amino-acid sequence is MAETNISLDQEKFSCPFCFNLLKDPVTINCGHSFCMVCVNGCWDQEDERGIYSCPQCRETFTARPVLRRNKMLAEVVKTLKKIDVRADSSVHCYAEFGDVECDFCTGRKDKAIKSCLMCLASFCETHLKPHYEVPGLKRHKLVSAFTQLQERICSQHDKLIEIYCHTDQQFICYLCTMHEHKGHNTIAAVTERTERQSQLKKAQTKCQQRIQEREKKLEEIRQAVNTLKRSAQAAVEDSERIFTELIHSIEKNSSEVTELIRAQEKAEVSQAEELIEQLEQEITDLKKKDTELELLSLTEDHIQFLQSFQSLCVSSGSEDSSIIHVNEHLSFDEVIESVSDLKKQLEEFCKETLSRVSPHAAAVQILLSEPKSREDFLQYFCQLTLDPNTAYNYLILSEENRVVRYGQNVQSYPDHPERFDNFFEVLCKESMSGRCYWEVEWTSKSWVAISVSYKEISRKGPGDECKFGHNDQSWSLQTSSPLSFWHNNIETKLSAPPSSRIGVYVDHSAGTLSFYSVSDTMTLLHTVNTAFTQPLYTGFWLTGIGSTVMLSNRK